The Saccopteryx leptura isolate mSacLep1 chromosome 5, mSacLep1_pri_phased_curated, whole genome shotgun sequence nucleotide sequence TCAAAGGTGCGCAGTGTGCGGCCAGGAAATAAATTACCGCTGCTTCTGATCCGGCCCTGggactccctctctccctccctttccctcccccctacctcctttccaatcttttttttttttttaatttccaactcCCTTTCTGTTTAGACTCTACTTTTTATTCCTTGAGTtggtctctcccctccccacctcagaaggctgccttttttttttttttttttttttttgatgtttgaCAACAGTCTTTGAAGATTTTCTACTTCAGAGTAGCTACTGATGGGCTGGTTGTACTACAGAGAGAACAAGCGGGGCCTCTCGGAGTGCGACCAACTGCTCCTGCCCAAGGCAAACGCTGGTGGGGACCATGGCGCTCCATGAGGCCGCGTCGCTGGCACATAAAGCTCCCCGGCAGCCCGGGCTGCGCTCTGCCGAACCTGGAGCCACCGTGCGCATCGCCGGCCGCCACGGCCGCTGCGTGCCCAGCCGGCCGGCTCAGCGCCCCCTGTCCCTTTCCTCCCTGCGCCCTGTAGAGAACCCACCGCCTGCCCAAGGAGATGACCCCGGTGGACCCGGCCGCCTTCGCAGCAGAGCTGATCTCCAGGCTGGAGAAGCTGCAGCTGGAGTTGGACAGTCGGCACAGCCTGGAGGAGCGGCTACAGCAGATCCGAGAGGTAGTgccggccccgccccccacccccacccccacccccacccccacccccacccccaccccccccctcccaccctccccctgtGTGCCAGGGTCCCTCCTGCTCACAGGGGCCTTCTCTGCCGCCTGACCTTCCAGGACGAAGAGAAGGAAGGCTCCGAGTTCCTACTGGGCTTGCGGGATGGGGCACCCAGCcagcaccccctctccttcctgccctccgGCAGCTATGAGGAAGACCCGCAGACGATTCTGGACGACCACCTGTCCAGGGTCCTCAAGACCCCCGGCTGTCAGTCTCCCGGCATGGGCCGCTACAGCCCCCGCTCCCGCTCCcccgaccaccaccaccaccagcagctgTGCCACCCCGTTCTCCCCGCCGGGGGCAAGCTGCCCACCTCCACGGCCTCCCCAGCTGGCTGCCCCCTCTTTGGGGCCAAGGGCTTCGTAACCAAGCAGACGACGAAGCACGTCCACCATCACTACATCCACCACCACGCTGTCCCTAAGACCAAGGAGGAGATCGAAGCAGAGGCTGCACAGAGGGTGCGCTGCTTCTGTCCTGGGGGGCCCGAGTACTACTGCTACTCCAAGTGTAAAAGCCACCCCAAGGCCCCGGAGCCTGGGACAGCGGAGCAGTTTGGGTAAGTGTGGGCTGACTGGACTGTCCTCTCCTGACCGCAGCCCTGGGCAGGTGTGAGGCAGGGTCAGGGGTCACAGGCATTCTgcttccaggaagggaggggcacagggtGGAGGGGGCAAGGGGAACAGGTGCATGTCGCCCCACCACCTCCCCATCTGTCCAGTGGAGCAGTCCCAGAGAGGTCAGGGGGTGTGGTTCTTGGTTCCccgcagcggcagcggcagcagaGGCAGCGTCCTGCCTAAGCACAGCGGCAGAGCCCCCGAGGCCACCCTGGCCGCCCGGGAAGCAGCCGGAGCCCTGCAGCTGCCTGGGTTGGAAGGAGACAGGTCGCAGGATGTCTGGCAGTGGATGCTGGAGACCGAGCGGCCGGGCAAACCCAAGCCCCACAGGTAAACATGCCACCGCCAGGCGCCATCCTTACGACGGTTGGGGTAGTCACCGGAGGTAGTGTGGGGTTGGCTGTTTTTGCAGTCGGCCGGAAACAAATGTGACTGTTGGCCCCTGCCATCTTAATGTTAGTTGGACTGAGCAGACCACAAAAATGCCATGTTTTGGCAGCGTCCCCTGTTCGTGTTAtggtagtaatttttttcttctctctctctgaaggcaGAATAGCAGTTTCTCTTGAAGTcacattttccagtttttctaaccCAGTTTTTCATTCTGATTTCTCTCTCCTCATTCCTTGTTCAGTGCCCAAAGCACAAAAAAGGCCTACCCCTTGGAGTCTGCTCGTGTGTCCCCAGCTGAGCGAGCCGGCCGGCACCACCTGTGGGGAGGTAGCAGCGGGCACCCCCGAGCCACCACCCGCACCCACCAGTTTACCCAGGACTCCGCGGTGCCTGCTCCCCTGACCCCGCCCAACACCCTGGCACAGCTGGAAGAGGCCTGCCGCAGGCTGGCTGAGGTGTCAAAACCCCCAAAGCTGCGGTGAGTGGGGCGGCTCAGCCACAGAAGGCTGGCATTGGGTGTGGACGTGGAGACCTGGCCTGTTGCTGCTAAGGGAGGGGCCTTCTTTCCTGCTGGGTCTTGATCTGccctcagggaggaagacttgtTTCTAGAAATTGTTCCTTTTGGTTCCGTTCATCCTGAAGAGCTAACGGGGACCTGTTTAGCAAGTTAGCCATTAATTATTTATAAGTCCCATTCCTTACAAATGTCCAGATCAGTTAAGCCTGGTAGATAGATATACATGAAATCCTCACTGACTGAGGGGGAGTCTAGGGTCTTCACCCTTGGCCTGGTCTGGCAGTGCCCAGTCCTGGGTCCTCAGCGGGGCTTACGGCGGCGGTACCACAACATCCTTAAGGCCTCCTGGAGGCACTGTTAACACAAGGCCTTAGTTGGGTCTCCCAGGGATGGAAGTCAGGTCCGTGTCTGGTTAGAAGGCCCCAGGGAGTAGTTTTCTGTCTGCTCTCCATTTGCCCTGGTGACAGCAGGTGTACCTCTAAATGCTTTGCTTTGGTTGTGTCCTCAGGTGCTGTGTGGCCAGTCAGCAGAGGGACAGGAACCACTTGGCCACTGGACAGGCGGGAGCCACCACCTTCTCCAGCCCAAGCCTGGCTTCAGAAGAGTGagtgttcttgcctgacctgctCAGGTCCACCCAGCGGTGTACATTTCAGGTTGTTCACAATGGGGAGTTGCAatcactgaaaacattttttaatatataaaatcatcTAAAGTTTAACACATTAGTGACAAGGAACAGTAGATGTTGCCATAAATTAGGATCTTGGAAACCCTGCCTGTACTGAGCAACACATTGTGACTCGTATACAAGTGTTCCTTCCTGAAGCGGTAGACGGCTCAGGGTTCCTGGGCGCACACTAATCAAAAGCTGAGACGTGAAGCCATGAGCAGGTGGCCCCAAACCCAGATACAGAAGTTGCCCCATTCAGCTTGCAAGTTAGCAAGTTGGAAACATGGTGTCACACAGCACAGGAAGATGGCTCTCCACATCTGCAGAGATGGAAGGAGGATGGTCTGTGTTGTTTGCTTGAGGAAAACAGTGTCTGCTCATTGTGTCATGATTCCTTTTGTAAATTTGTACTCCTACAAAATGGACAGAGAAACCTGACTTCATTTAATTACAGGATGGTGCATTTACAAAGAAATCTGCTGAAGAAATCTAAAATGCTCTAAAtaattaaagttgtttttttcttcttctttatttggaGCAGTGAACAATGTTTAAAGCCCTGAATAAGCCACCACCCTGGATCCTTTTGTTTTAATTGGTTGACCTTAAGTCTACCAGCTGTTCTAGTCCTAGTCCACagcttgttttttctttgttttttttttttttttaagcctctcTACAAAAACTCTGAATAAATGGGGAAGTCAAAATAATAAATGGGGAAGTCAGTATGACTGCAGGCTCACCTCCTGCCTCCCCAGTGGGCTCTAGCATTCTGAGTGTATCCCTCCCAGGAGGGGCCCTGGGTTTATCCTCTTAGCATACCCCAAGGGAGAGTGTCCCAGGGGTTCTGTGGTGCTTTGTGCCAACCCGAAAGAGACTGCTCTGTCTCCCATTTGGTGGTAGTGAGAAAAACCGTAGCGATTTGTACAACCAAAGGAACCGTCACTTCCTATGTGCCCCACACAGGTGATtggattgtgtgttcaccagAGGTGACTATCTCTGAGATATGGGGGTCCCACAGCCACGCCCCCTTCTGAGCCTCCAGCTCAGCCTTGCTTGACCTCTAGAGAGAGTTGGGAGAAGGCACGTGCATGCGTGCATGGTAGGTGCATGGTGTGCATATGTGCTTGGCGTGTATTTGTTCACTGCCTGCAAATGCTGAGCTTGTTGTGTTGCATCTTTTTTTTCAGTCACAAAGAGCCAAAGAAACCAGCAGGGGTCCACGTACTCCAGGCCAGCGAGTTGGTTGTCACTTACTTTTTCTGTGGAGAAGAAATTCCGTACAGGAGGATGCTGAAGGCTCAGAGCTTGACCCTGGGCCACTTTAAAGAGCAGCTCAGCAAAAAGGGAAATTATAGGTGAGAGTTCTGTGGCTTCTTTCTGCTCTAGGGTTTGTTTGCTCAGAACCAAGGACCAGAGTCACTTTTCCTGGCTGGGCCAGACCTGGGAGGGGCCAGGAGGGCTTAGGAGGCGCCAAGAGGCTGTGGGAGTGGGTGCTGCCGACACTCGGGTTCCTTCTCGTttgctctcccttctccactcagAAATAAcgcacagcagcagcagctggcagAGCTCTGGGGGCCTGGTAGGTCTTTTTCTACCTGGTGAACAGGACGCTGGGGAGAGAGGTGGCAGCTGGCTTTGTCAGAAGAACTGGACTTGGGCCACCTTGTGGGGTTCTGCCTGAAAGGGGAGAGGTTGGGGGAAGATAAAGACAGGCACATACATAGACGGGCAGACCAATTAGAAGACCGAAAGACTACTGTCCTGGCTTGGGTGTCGGGCAGACTGCCTACACTGAAGGCTCGGGGAAGGGCAGAGACCATTGCCTGGAAAGGTAGGCAGCATTCTCTTGACTCAGCTTTTCTGCCTAAGCAGCTACCTCACTTTCTGTCTTATGGGTCGTGTGAAGCAGGATACATGCTTTTTTGTCCATAACAAAGAGGAGGCAGACCTGTGGGCGGGCACTTTTTGGAAGGGGGCCTTGGGAAGGGAACTTGCCCACCCTCCAGGCTTCCCAGGCTCCTTTCCCTGTGTGCACAGTGGGGACTCCCGCCCAGGCCTTCCAGCCACCTGCCGGTTTCTTGTTTCTGTCCCCCTGAACTGGGGACAGGTGGTGACTCCACCTTACTGGTTCGTCCAGAATCCTACCCCCGTTCAGTGGCCTGTGTGGGCTCTATTCTAGCCGTATCTCAGGTGCAGTGTGGGGGGCTGGGACAAGGGACAGGCCAGGCACACAGTTTGAGGAGCACAACAGTGTGTGCAGAAGGTGCCAACCCATTCCTGCCTGGAGCGGGGGATGGGAGTAGGGAACCTTGATAGCTCTAGTGGCCCGCCAGGTGGGCACCAGCTTCTGGACCCTGGTGAGGCCACCTCCATGGCCCCCAGACTGACCCTTTCTGAGCAGCCATCTCCACTGGgtgctggtttgagcaggggccAAAAAAGACTGATATTTTTAGGGGGAAGGGATGAGGTTCAGGCTAGGACCCTGGAGATGGCTGACACACAGGGCGTGGACTGGCCTTAGCTCTTTCTCCCTGACACCTGGGCTCAGACAGTTCTGGAAAGGTGTCAGGTTGGGGACAggcctggcagctgctgcttgttATATCTCAGCAGACACAAGGTGAAACTAATTACACAAGCGTGCCCCTCCAGGGATCTCGGCTCTGACTCGCTGGACTTTGAGGGGCCTGCAGGTGAACTTCAGGGGAGAGGGGCCACACGGCGCCGAGCAGAGAGGCTGTGTGGAGGCTCCGTGCTCAGCCACTCTGGCCACATctggctgtgattttttttttttctgcggCACACTTAATAAGCCTGGCTTTGAAGCCCCAGCCTCCCCTTTAATGCACAAAGACTTGCACAAACGGTCGATGCTCAAATTCTTTACTGATTGGATCAGGCTGTGGCCAGGCCCTTCCCAGCTTCTTATCTCTCGCCTAGTCCTCCTCCAGGTCATGGTGGCACAGGGTGCCATGCCtcttctcacccccaccccccgaccAGCAGGGTTGACGCTCCAGCATTCAGTTTGCaaacccccccacccaccccaggaaAAAGCCCGGCGAGCATGGGTCTCTGGAGTGGGGGACCTGGGCTGCGTTAAGTAATCTCACCATGGCAGGGGTTCAAAAAGAGAACAGCCCCTCCAGACGTGCCAGACGCTATTGGTGCCAGATGTCAGAAGAAAGCAAAGTTTGCCACATAAAGCATGTTGCAGTGGAAAAACTCGGTTCTTGGAGGGAAGGAGAGCAGCAGGCAGTTTTGAAGTCTTGGGGGTGGGACCGAAGTCTCGGGGGTGGGACCAAGGGaacctttcctcccttcccccctcccccctcctggaAGAGGGTGCAATTATGTGAAAGGTCACAGCGTGTTTGCCGTGAAAGCCCAGCTTGGTGAACCCGACGAGGGTTGgcgctgggggtgaggatggcgTTGGAATTGGGGCCTCTTATTTGGAAAAGTAACTCTTCCCGCTGTCAGGGTCTtctgtgccctgtgcccctccctaCTTTCTCGCCCCCTCCTCTCAGGCCTCCCCAGATACTATGTCCCCCTTCACGTGAAGCGTTTTCACCACTGACCCATTAGAGTCGTGCGTTAGCTCGGCCGGCCGGGAATGCTGAAAACAAAGACCCTTGACTAAACCCAGCTGTTTCACTTTAGTTAGCCTTATCTCCTAAGAAAGTATTTGGCTTGCcttcattaaagaagaaaaaaaatttagctctAACCAAGGGGAATTAATTTTAAgaggaaagacaaaaacaaaatacagccATAACCCTGAGACACAATTAAGTTTTTTGGAGAGgctgtacccctcccccagggGACTGTGACCCTTCCTCTGTGACCGGCCTTTATTGGTTGGAGATGACATTGCAGGGATGCTTTTAATTCGACCGAGGGGTGTCCCTTGCTGGGGACGGGAAGGACGGGACCTGGAGGACAGCCGGTTCCTAATGTGACTCTCCTAAAAGGGGCCGGCCCGAGAGACTGGTCATTTGAGCCCATACAATTAAATAGCCTTAGAAGAAAGACGGCTGGGGTGGGATAAAAGGAACCTTTAATCAACGGGCATAATAGAAGGGCCCTGTGCGTTTGACCCTGGAGGggtagggagaggagggaggggtggcctTTCCATGGCTGGGCCTGGGAGCAGTGTGCGGCATTAGCACCTGGGCGGAGGGTGGGATGATCAAGGGGTGTGGTGTCAGCCTCCAGACAAACTAGCTGGAGTCTACCTTCTACAGAGTTCCACAGGTTCAGAGGGGCTCAGGCTGGGGTCTCTGAAGGATCCCTCTCTTGACTGTAGCAGCCAGTGAACTCCAGGCCTGCTTTGCCCTTCCCATCCCCCATTCCAATAAAAGAAATGGGAGAACGTTGCAGCTGTACTGTGCAAAGTACACTTTTCTCGATGTGAGGATTGGTGACAGCAGCAGTCCTGGGCCGCAGACCACAGTCTTGGAGCTGTTTTCAGTGGAGCCTGCCTGGGCTGCTGCTCTCTGGATGTCCAGCTgtcgtcccccctccccccgcccccgagTGACACGACCTGCCCGTCTGTGTCTTTGGGCCAGGCCCAGAAGCCAGCGGGCCATCTCAGAGAAGGACCAAGGTTTACCTGTGCACCTGCTGTAGCAGAACCCTCGCGATACCTCAGTCCTCAGTGCTGACCCACGTTTCTTCTAAAGCAGAAAGTGCAATTTTACCAAGATGCTTTTTTGGGTTTTCTCTCTTAAGGTATTACTTCAAAAAAGCAAGCGATGAGTTTGCCTGTGGAGCGGTGTTTGAGGAGATCTGGGACGACGAGACGGTGCTTCCCATGTACGAAGGCAGGATTCTGGGGAAGGTGGAGAGGATTGACTGAGCCTCGGGGGCCTGGCCGTGGCCAGATGTGGGGCCAGCGCTCGCACCAGCGGTGTGGAATATGAGCGACCACCATGCAACATACTGAAGGAAAAACAGAACCAATGAAGATAAAGTTAGGGAAGAATTGGCCACTGGGCCTtcgggagggtggggggaggttggTTTTCATTATTCACAAGCTGGGTACTGAGATAAGAAAAGCCTgaactatttattaaaaacatgacCACTCTTGGCTATTGAAGATGCTGACTGTATCTGAGAGACTGCCATACATAATATATGACTTCCTAGGGATCTGAAATCCATAAACTAAGAGAAACTGTGTATAGCTTACCTGAACAGGAATCCTTACtgatatttattgaacaattgATTATCCCTGTCCCCAGTTTATGGATATGCTGCTTTAACCACGGAGGGGGGAGACAGGAAGTTTCCATTGTTCTATCTAAACTTAGGAGGTGAGCTCGGAGTGCAGGATCGGTCTCTTCATTAAAAGGACTTGTGCTCTGCTCTGCGTTTTCTCCAAGTGAAGATAAGGTTCTTTTTAATGGTGCCCTGCCATTGGCACATGCAGAAATTggtgcattttattattatttttttctgtgctgcTGTATTTTGTCATAAAGGTCTTAAGTTTGACTCACGTTGCAACATCACCGCCATTTTGGGGGTCATCGTGTTGGATGATCGTTGCCGAGTTTGGGGGAGTCCCCTGGGGGCCCTAGATTGATCCTGTAACTTCTCGCAGCTCCCCACCAAGGCCCCAGCACCCCGCGGCTGAGGCCTGCTAGAACCTTGTTTCCACTTGTGCTTTTATTGAAATAACAATTCcttggagtttttttttgtttgtttgtttttgcctttttaaattactgtttgGGCCACAGCCATTCTGAAAactacccccccaccccgccctgcaAAGAAGCCAACAGCTGTGGGGAACCCTCGCAGCACCCTCTTCCTCCAGACATCTTCATCTGACGTTCGGTGTTTGTATTAAGTGAATCTGTCCGTCCGGCCCCCGTCACTTGTACTATACGTCTGTATATACCGTACGGCAAGAGTATTAGCCCACTGTCTCTCGTGCTTGGCTCGGAGCCGGTACAGTGCTGTACCGCGCGGTGTCCCCTCCGTGTGTCGCCCCGTATTGAGGGCTCGAGCTTTCCCTTGGTTTTTGAAAGGggtttatgtataaatatattttatgccttTTTAATACAAGTCTTGTACTCAGTGACTTTTGCCATGGCATTTTGTTCTACTTATACTGTAAATTATGCATTATAAAGAGttcatctaaagaaaaaaaaactacttggTACAATAATTATTGTAATTAAAGAGATGTagcctttattaaaattttatatttttcaaaatgctgGCCTCGTCTTGGAATTCCGGGCGCGGGCGTGGGGCAGAGGTCCCCTGTGTGTGTGAACACCCGGGTTTCACTTCCCACCTGCTTGAGTCCGCACCTTGGGCTCTCCTTACCCAGTCTGGCCTGGCCCCGGGGTTCTAAAAGCCCGTTTCTTCACCAGGATGCCAGCTGAAGGTTCTCGTCATGGATCAGACTGCAGATGTCCTCTGACATGTTGCTCGAGCCAGGTGAACACAGGTGCTGAGGGGCGGACACGGATTTCAGGAGGCGCCTCATGTGAAGGGCCTCTCGGAACATGGTGTGTAGGTCTAGAACAGCCAGTGGTCTAACCTGGAGCCTGGTGCTAACCCAGCCTCCCAGTGGCTGAGGGACCTCAGCCGACGGTTTTAGTAAGGGTCTGGGCTGAAAGGTGGCAGGTGGATCGGGAAAGGGGGACAAAGGCATTCTTGTACCATTGATGGACACTGATACACGGGGCCGTGGGAACCAGCAGGCAGTTAGCTCGACAGAGACGTGCACCTCCTGTGTGCTGGAGCTAGGGGAGCAGGTCTGTACGGCAGTTGGACTTCTCGTGTGCCGAGTTTTCATCAGGCGGGGTCTGAAGCTGATACCATCTGCTTTTTGTCCCCTCTGTGAAAAGGATTGAGGCTGACGGGGTGGAGTCATGCCAGGTCCTGGCTGTGGGGCAAGGGGCTGGCTTGACTGGCGAGCTCTGTGTGGCAGTGTCATGAGGGGTCTGGTTGCTGCAGGGTGAGCAGGGGAAGGTATGCAGAAGCCGTCACTGGGCTGCAAGGTTCCTCGATCTTGGCACCCTTCCCCTCCTGGATGGCATAGGGGGCTCACAGCAGGGTTACCCAGAACCCACTTCTGGTACTGGAAGGCTCTTTCCAAAATGAAAGGATGAAGAGATGCACTCTGCTGTGCATGGTAGGTATGGAAGGTTATGGCTTTTCTTCTTCAGGTCTTTTGATTTATCCAGTGAGAATAACGAGGTAAAACCCAGGCTTGGGGCTCAGACAAACCTGGGCTCAAGTCCCAAGGCCACCACCTCGGGGGCcgtgggcacatgtgagagaaaGCCGACTGCTGGTCACTGGAGTGTGCTCCTCTTCTGAGATGTTTCTCTGTTGCTCTCATTTGAACAACCAGGTGCTCTTCACCTGGTATGGTGGCTTCTGGAATGTGGACCCCTGACCTTTGCAGAATCACCTGTGCCATCTTCTGAGGGTTGCTAGTTTTATTAGATTCTCAAAGGGACCTGTGAGTCAAAAGGAAAAGCTCTAACATGGCTTGTGCTGTCAGCCCCTTTCTTCCCTGTCCCCAAGTCATTTAAGACCCAGCTCTTTCAGAATCCTTCTCTCCTCTAGACCTACAGAATCTGTGTGTGTCCGACCTCTCCTGGTGACACCTGGGCATGTCGCATTTGCACCTCTTAGTCCTCGTGGGtggtcccctttcttttttttttcctttttctgaagctggaaacagggagagacagtcagacagactcccgcatgcgcccgaccgggatccacccggcatgcccaccaggggtgacgctctgcccaccagggggcgatgctctgcccatcctgggcgtcgccatattgcgaccagagccactctagcgcctgaggcagaggccacagagccatccccagcgcccgggccatctttgctccaatggagccttggctgcgggaggggaagagagagacagagaggaaagcgcggcggaggggtggagaagcaaatgggcgcttctcctgtgtgccctggccgggaatcgaacccgggtcctccgcacactaggccgacgctctaccgccgagccaaccggccagggccaggtggtcCCCTTTCTAAAGCCCAGTTTCAAATGAGATTCACCTACGAGTCATCTCAGGCGCTTCCACGAGCTCTGGCcttatttttctgattaactGTGAACCAGCTAATCAGAGGCGAAGCGCAGACTGTCGGAGCCCGCTTCAGGCTgtctggggtgggaggggcacagtTTGCTCCTCTGGTAAGTGGGGACAGTAAGTGTGCCCACCTTCGAGGGTTTCTGTGATGGTGGAGGGAGGTGAGGTGGCTTGACCTCCCAGCAGGGTCGCAGGGCCACTTAACAGAGTCATCCTCACCACCCACATTGTTATCAGCTCCTCCTGTGGagattccacccccacccccacccccccgcaaCACCTGTGCTCTGGCATCCTGCTTCTTCGGCCCCTGGTAAAAAACCAAGAAAGTGGTGGGCCACAGGCTGGCAGGATGTTTGATTGGAAAACACAGACTTTCAGTGAGAGCCGAGCTTTGGCCCCCAAGTGccttacatttttattaagtCTGTGACCTTTACACAACACTTGGAAGTCCTATGTGGACTCTCGCTTAAGGTGACAGTTTGTGTAGAGGAACTTGAAATGTGGGGTGTTGGAAAAAGCACCCTGGTTTACTATCTTCCCACCCCAGAACATGCTAGAACCGTAGTCATGCTtgtcaaaatgaaagaaattggCAATTACTCCAAAGAAAATGTTCCaatctatttaaattattaagtaagatttgtttttcctcttttttgttctgGTCAAGAaaaacgtttctctctctctctctctctctttacctttaGTAAATAATTTGGTTATACAGAAACTCCCTAAATTACATAGATGGTTCAAAAAAGTGACTTACATTTTCCTTAACTATTATTTCACTTTAGCAACCCGGTTTTCTAAAGATCTGATAAGAGACTGAGCCTCTACTGTGGTCTGTGACTTGTCCCAGGAAGTGGGCAACAGCGACTTGGTTTAaactaaccaaccaaccaaccaaaaccATACACACACTCAAACACCACCACCAGACACAAAAATCTTTGAGGCATTTTGGTAAATGTTACCTGCTACTAGAATTATCCTGGAGAGAAGCCAATCTGCTTGGTAGAGTCTTTAAGCTTAAACAGGTCAAATTTGCACAGAACCTTAGGTCTGGT carries:
- the AXIN2 gene encoding axin-2, yielding MSSAVLVTRVPDPSSSFREDAPRPPVPGEEGETPPCQPGVGKGQASKPMPVSSNTRRNEDGLGEPEGRASPDSPLTRWTKSLHSLLGDQDGAYLFRTFLEREKCVDTLDFWFACNGFRQMNLKDTKTLRVAKAIYKRYIENNSIVSKQLKPATKTYIRDGIKKQQIDSIMFDQAQTEIQSVMEENAYQMFLTSDIYLEYVRSGGENTAYMSNGGLGSLKLVCGYLPTLNEEEEWTCADFKCKLSPAVVGLSSKTLRATASVRSTEIVESGYRSFRRSDPANPYHVGSGYVFAPATSANDSEISSDALTDDSMSMTDSSVDGIPPYRVGSKKQLQREMHRSVKANGQVSLPHFPRTHRLPKEMTPVDPAAFAAELISRLEKLQLELDSRHSLEERLQQIREDEEKEGSEFLLGLRDGAPSQHPLSFLPSGSYEEDPQTILDDHLSRVLKTPGCQSPGMGRYSPRSRSPDHHHHQQLCHPVLPAGGKLPTSTASPAGCPLFGAKGFVTKQTTKHVHHHYIHHHAVPKTKEEIEAEAAQRVRCFCPGGPEYYCYSKCKSHPKAPEPGTAEQFGGSGSRGSVLPKHSGRAPEATLAAREAAGALQLPGLEGDRSQDVWQWMLETERPGKPKPHSAQSTKKAYPLESARVSPAERAGRHHLWGGSSGHPRATTRTHQFTQDSAVPAPLTPPNTLAQLEEACRRLAEVSKPPKLRCCVASQQRDRNHLATGQAGATTFSSPSLASEDHKEPKKPAGVHVLQASELVVTYFFCGEEIPYRRMLKAQSLTLGHFKEQLSKKGNYRYYFKKASDEFACGAVFEEIWDDETVLPMYEGRILGKVERID